The DNA segment AAACGATGAATTAGCACTCGTTCAAACGCTAGATTTTATAACGCCAGTTGTAAATGACCCATACCATTTTGGAGCTATAGCAGCAGCAAATTCCCTAAGTGACGTGTTTGCTATGGGTGGTGAAGTGATAAATGCCTTAAATATCGTAGGTTTTGATAGTTGCAACTTTGATACCGAAATTTTAGGCGAAATAATGGCAGGTGGGGCTGATAAGGTTCGCGAATGTGGTGGCGTAGTTGTCGGCGGACATAGCATTGCAACTAGCGAGATGTATTATGGGCTTAGCGTTACTGGACGTGTAAATCCAGCTAAATTTTGGTCAAATAACACAGCTAAAGTTGGAGACGTGCTAATCCTTACAAAACCGCTTGGTATGGGCGTTTTAAGCACTGCCATTAAGGGTGAATTTTTATCTTTAGAGCAGATAAAAGAGGCTATTTTTTATATGTCGCAACTAAATTTTTATGCCGTTAATGCGATGAGAGAAATTTGCGTAAATGCCTGCACGGACGTTACTGGATTTGGATTTTTGGGCCATTTAAGCGAAATGTCAAATGATAACGTGAGTTTTGAAATTTATAGCCAAAATATACCGATTTTACAAAGTGCAAAAGATATGGCAAATCTTGGGCTTTTACCAGAAGGAAGCTATAAAAATCGTGATTTTGCGAGTAAATTTGTATCAGGTGAGGCTGACATTTTACTTTATGACGCACAGACTTCAGGCGGACTTATCTTAGCCGTTAGTCAAAAAGAGGCACAAAAGGCGCTAAATAGACTAAAAGATGTCGGATATGAAATGGCAAATATTGTTGGCGTGTGTAGTGAGCGAGTAAAATTTAATGCCATACAAATCAAATAAAATGGCAAAATTAAAGTAAATTTTGATAAAATTGAGCTCTTAGCTAAGCTTAAAAGGTTTTAAATTTATGTTTTCTAAATTTGTAAAGGATAAAAACGGACTAGCTTATAGAATAAGCTCACGTTTTTTAATCACTTATCCTCTCGTTTTTTCAATGATAGCCGTTTTAATAGGCTACATATTTAGTTCTAGCACCGATGAGATAAAGTATGATTTACGCGTATTTAACTCAGACATACAAAAGAGCATAAACTCGTTTTTCCAAAAGGCAAAATATGAGCTTGAATTTCAAGCTGAGTTTTTAAATTTAAAACAAAATAGCGACAAGGCATTGCTTGGTTTTTCATCAGTGCCGATCGATAGCTTTAAGGCTATTTATGTTGTTGATAATACTGGTAATATCTTAAGCCAAAAGCGAAATTTTAACGCAGGTGCCATACCAAATTTAGACGCACCTTGGATAAGTCTAATAAAGCCTAAAAATAAATTCGTAGTTTCAAAATTTGTATTTGAGGATAACAAGGTAGTTGCGATTTACGCTGGTTACTATATGGATAACTCTACAAAAATTATCGCCGAGCTAAATTTAGAAGAGCTGTTTAAAAGCATAAGCGACACCTTTAAAAGAGATGATAAACAGGATAAAGAGTATAACTATGTAGCTTATATTGTTGATTATAATGGACGCTTGATTTATGATGTAAGTGACAGGCAGGATGTAGATATTGCTAATGAACGTATAGATGATATCGATGAGTATTTTGTGCAAAGCGGAAATGTGAAATTTTCCTACCTTGACGCAAAGGCTGATTTAGTTGAGTTTAACGAGTATATAAAATCATTTATCGTGACATACACTCACGACCAAAGTGCGATTTTATCGCGACTATTTTTGGTTATTTTAGCGATTACGATGTTTGTGTTTTACTCGTTGATGACATTTAGTAATATATTTTTCACGTACAAATACCTAAGGAACCCGATAATAGACATAAGTAAATACGCTAAAAACAAGCACTTTAAGTCAGATCCAGGAGTCATTACAGAGTATAAGACTATCCTTAGCCACATGGAAGATATGTATCAGCAAATGGCTGATGTTAAAAAAACTTTGCAGGATTATAAGTTAAAATTCTCATACTTTTTTGAGCAAAGTCCTATGATGATGATCGTTTATGATGCGTATAATGGCAAGATAATAGATGTTAGCGATGAGGCTTTGAAATTTTACGGATACAGCCGTAGCCAAATGCTTGAGCTAAACTACAAAGATATATCTGAAGTAAGCTTTAGCGATAAAATTTTTAGCTCAAGTGGCGATGAGTCGATCGGGCTTGGCGTAAGCAACGATGTTCACAGGCTACAAAATGGTGAGTTAAAAAATGTATGTATGCTCTCATCTGTTATTAAACTAAGCGATAAAAGACACATTTTTTGTGTGATTAAAGATATGACTGATGAGCTAGAAACTAGCAAAAACCAAAACGACATCGTAAGATACTATGATATGTTCTCTACAATGGTTGGTATCGCTAAAAAGGATAACCCTTTTATCATCATAAACGCCACTGAAAATTTCCAGCACACATTTGGCGTTACTCAAGCTGATATTTTAAAAAATGGACTTGATATAAGAAGCTTTATAAACGAAAGCGCAAAAGCCTCGTTTATAAACACTCTAGAGCTAAACAAGCGTCTTTTTGAAAGTTCTAGCATAGCAAAGGACTATTTGAAATTTTTCATTGGCATTGATACGATTGATGATGAAAATGTTCCATTCAAAATAGAGGTAAAATTTACGCGAAATGAGAGTGGAGAGTTTGCAAATATAGTTTATTCAATCATTGAAAACGCAGAGCAAAAAGCCATAAACGACAAAAGCATTGCCGAGCTAAAATACTTTAAAAATTTAGCCTGGGCGTCAGATGTCATACCTTTAGAATTTGATGTAAAATCTCAAATTTTAAGGATTGGTGAGGGCTTTACTAAGATGCTTGGTTTTACCGAGCTACCGCAGATAGATGCTGATTTTGACTACATCAAACGGGTGCTTTTTGATGAGTATTTAGACTTTAAAGACTTTTTTGCAAGGATACAAACTGAGCCAGATAACTACGAAGGCGATGTGAAATTTCTTACTAGTGAAAAGGGTGTTTTGTGGCTACACATAAAGGCTAAAGTCACTAAAAAAGATGATGAGGGTAACCTAGAATTTATAAGCGGTATCATAAGAAATGTAACAGATAAAAAGGTGGCTTTAATCTATCAAGACCTAGCTTCAAAGATATTTTCATACTCAAAAGATAGCATTGCCATACTTGACTTAGACTGGAAATTTATAGATGTAAATGATAAATTCTGTCAAAATAGCGGCTATAGTTTAAATGAGATCATCGGGCTAAATGCAGTGATGATGCGTTCAAAGCTAAATAATGAAGAGCTTTATAAAAACGCATTAGAGAGCGTAGAGAGCATAGGCTACTGGCAAGGCAAGTTGTGGAATAGACGCAAAAATGGCGAGGACTACTTAGAGAGCGTAAATATGCTAACCGTTTATGATGATAACGCAAGTCCGGTTTGCTACGCTATTATAATGAGCGAATCTAGCGAGATTAAGACGACTCAGGATTATTTAGAGCATATAGCTTATCACGATCCGCTGACAAAACTTCCAAATAGATTTTTGTTTAACCAAAAGCTTGACAGAGCGGTGCTGAATGCAAAAGGCAGTAAATTCGTAGCCATCGCATATCTTGATATGGACGGATTTAAGGCGATTAATGACACTTATGGACACAAGGCTGGAGATAAGCTTTTAACTGAAATTTCAAACAAAATAGACGCACTTTTTGACGAGCGAGATATGTTTGCTCGTGTTGGCGGAGATGAGTTTATCGCTATCATAGAGCATGAAAAGATCGGCGAAGTTTATGAGATGGTAGAAAATATGCTTCGCATAGCTTGTGAAGAGGTTGATTATAATGGAAATTTACTCAAAATCAGTGCAAGTATTGGCGTTTCTGTGCATAATATAGAAAATCAAATTTCGCCAGAGGTTATGATAGAACAAGCTGACTGGGCGATGTATCAGGCAAAACTAAGCGGTAAAAATAGATACCATATCTTTGATTCTAGCAAGGATAAAAACCTAAAAAGCCAGTATGAAGATAGTAATAAAATTCTCGTTGCTCTTGAAAGGGGCGAGTTTTTTATGGAGTATCAGCCTGAGATAAATTTAAAAACAAATGAGATAGTAAGTTACGAGGCTTTAATAAGGTGGAATAGAGGCACAGATATTGTGTATCCAAATGACTTTTTATCGCTTATTAAGAAACAAAATGTTTTAGATGATTTATCATTTTTTACTATATCAAGTGCATTAAAGGCTCAAAGTCAGTGGGTAAAAGACGGACTTAGGGCAAATATATGTGTAAATTTAAGCATAACACAGCTTTGTGATGATAAGTTTTTCATACGCTTTAAAGAGCTTTTAAAACAAAATCCAAATTTCAATCCAAACGCTCTAAGCTTTGAAATAATCGACGCGAACTCTACATCAAGCCTTGAAACAGCTAGTAAATTTTTACAGCGATATAAACGGCTTGGAGTTAAATTTATCCTAGATGATTTTGCAAGTAAATCAAGCTCTTTTGAAGCACTTGAGCTGCTACCTATCGATAGGCTTAAGGCGGATAAACATATTTGTGCTCATATGTTTTCAAATAAAAAGGCGTTTATAACGATTAAAATGATAAAAAATATAGCAAATACATTTAATAAAAACGCAACTATTAAAAATTTAAAAGATCTAAATATGTTAAAAATTTTAGTAGGGCTTGGCTTTACAAATTTTCAAGGAAATTTCTTTGCAAGAGCGATAAAACCGCAAGATGTGCCAAGCTACCACTTTAAAGGCGTAGATGGGTTTGACACCGAGTATGAGATAGATGATGAGCTTTTTGATGTGTTAAAAGACACGATCGCTCTTAAAGAGTATGCTAGTAGTATTGTTGATTTTGTTAATGACCAAGAATTTGCCGATGATTTGAATATTTTTGCTGATATAAAAAATGAAATTTATCACGGTCTAGATGATATAAAAGATACAAAATTAAAAGATGTGGTTGAAAACATCAGGCTATCTTTAGAGGCTAAAACTCAGATAGAGGCTATGAATTTTGCACAAATAGCAAGTAGTATGTGCGAAGAGATTTTAGATATTAAAAAGGGTGTTTAATGAAAGATGAGAGTTTAAAGGTATATGAGCACGAAATTCCCGTCGGCTCAAGACTGTATTTTGCCAAAAGTGCAAGCACAAAACGCCAAATAGAGCAACGTGCTAGCCAGATACTTGATAAAGAGGGATTTTTAGAGATTGTAACTCCATTTTTCTCATATCATCAACACCTAAGCGTCCCTCCTACGCAACTTCTGAGGTTTAGCGATAGTGCAAACCACGAGATCAGTCTTCGTGCGGATAGCACACTTGATGTCGTGCGTATAGTTCGTGCTAGAATTAAAGATGAGTTGCATAAAAAGTGGTATTACATTCAGCCTGTTTTTCGCTATCCAAGCAGTGAAATTTACCAAATAGGTGCCGAGAGTATAGGCGAGAGTGATTTAAAAAGTAGCATTTGTATCGTAGCAACTCTTTTAAATGAGTTTAAAACCAAAGCTACGTTGCAGATAAGTAATATTGAAATTCCAAAAACGATAGCTAAAATTTTAAACTTAGATATTGAAGTTTTTGAAAAAGTCCAAGTGGAGAAAATTTTATCATTTAATGTAGATTGGTTAAATAAACTAGCACTTTTAACAAATTTAGCCGAGCTAAAACAGATAATATCACAAGTTCCAAGTGAGCTAAAGCAATCACTGCAAAGGTTAGAACAACTAGCACAGAGTGCAAACTATGATGATATAAGAGTTGTTCCGCTTTATTACTCAAAAATGAGATATTATGATAAACTATTTTTTAGATTTTTAGCCGATAATGCTATAATTGCAAGTGGCGGAAACTATGAGATAGACGGCGAACAAAGTAGCGGTTTTGCGATTTATACAGATTCTTTGATAGAAAAATTATAGAAAGGTGGAAAATGAGAAAAGCGGATTTGGTAGTTGGCGTTCAGTGGGGAGATGAGGGCAAAGGCAAGATAGTTGATATGCTCTCTTTAAATTATGACTTTGTGTGTCGCTCTCAGGGTGGTCATAACGCTGGTCATACGATATGGGTTGATGGTATAAAATATGCCTTACACTTAGTTCCTAGTGGAATTTTACATAAAAATATTATAAACATAATAGGCAATGGTGTTGTTGTAAATCCAGAGGTTTTAATATCTGAAATGGCTCAATTTGACGAGCTTGAAGGTAGATTATTTGTTAGCGATAGGGCACATTTAAATTTAACACACCACAGCCTAATAGATCAAGCAAAAGAGCGTCTAAAAGGCGATAAGGCTATCGGAACAACAGGCAAAGGCATAGGACCAAGTTATGCTGATAAGATAAGCAGGACAGGTCATAGGGTTGGCGAGTTATTAGAGCCTGAACATCTTTGTGAAGCACTTATGAATGATTTTGCTACAAATAAACCAGTTTTTGATGCTCTTGGAATTTCACTGCCTGACGCAGATGAGCTTTTAGCGGAGTTAAAAAGCTACAAAGAGGCTCTTGCACCATTTATAGCAAATACAACCCAAATTTTATGGAAAGCCATAGATGATGGTAAGAGAGTGCTACTAGAAGGAGCACAAGGCACTTTGCTTGATATTGACCACGGCACATATCCATATGTAACTAGCTCAAATACTATAAGTGCTGGTGCTTGCACAGGACTAGGGCTTAATCCAAAAGAGATAGGCGAGGTTATAGGCGTTATTAAGGCATACTCAACGCGTGTTGGCTTTGGCCCATTCCCAACTGAAGATAAGACAAAAGCTGGTGATGATATGTGTGAAATAGGCAAAGAATACGGCACAACAACTGGTAGACGCAGACGTTGTGGCTGGTTTGATGCAGTGAGCGTAAAATACGCTTCACGCCTTGACGCAGTCGATAAATACGCACTTATGAAGCTTGACGTGCTTGATGGTTTTGAGAGTGTTAAAATTTGTAAAGCATACCAATACAAAGGCCAAACTATAGACTACGTCCCAATAGATTTGCAAAATGCCACGCCGATATACGAGGAGCTTCCAGGCTGGGATAAAGTCGCTGGTATCAAACGCTATGAGGATCTTCCAGAAAACGCAAAGCGATACATAAGCCGTATTGAAGAGCTAACTGGCGTAAAAGTAGGTCTTATATCGACAAGCCCTGAAAGAAGCGATACTATCATAAGATAATGCCTAGTAAATTTACACCGATCGTTAGAGTAAAAAAACAAGCCCTAGATAAGATAGAGATAAAGCTTATCAGGGCTAAAAACGATCTATCTAAATACAACTTTGAGTTAAGTATCGCAAAAGATGAGATAAACAGACATCAAATGCCAAAGAGTGGCGATGTGAGCGAGTTAAGACAGAGTTTGGAAATTTTAAAAATTATGAACGCCTCATTAAAAGAGCTAAAAGAGAAGATTGAACTAGCTCAAAGGGAGGTAGCTCACTTTACCTATCAGTATAAAAATGCAAATTTGGAGTATGAAAAGGTGAAGTATCTTGAAGAAGAAGAGATTAAATTAGACCTTAAAAAGAAAAAACGAGCAGAGGAATTAATGCTAGATGAGTTTGCGACTATAAAATTTGCACAGGGGTTAAATCGTGATATTTAGGGCTGTTTTTGCACTTTGCTTTTTTTGTCTACCTATTTTTTCGTATGAAATTCCAGTCGATTGCACCCAAATTTTTGAAGCTAGAAAGGCTGAGATAGAAAAAGAGCTAGAGATAATAGACGAGCAACGCCAAGCACTAGAGGCATTTCGTGCAAGTATCAGGGCTAGTTATGATGAAAATTTGGCAAAACTAGCCAAAAAAGAGGCAGATATAAATGCCACAATGCGTCAGGTCGAGAAAAAAAACAAAGAGATAGAGCAAAAAATAGCTCAAAATCAGAAAATTTTAGATGAGTTAAAAACAAACTCAAACGACAAACTAACTCAGTCTTATGCAAAGATGAAAGATCAGGCTGCTGCTGATGTTTTAGCACAACTTAGCAGGGCTAGTGCGGCTGAAATTTTATCTATGTTAGAGCCTAAAAAAATATCATCTATAATGGCAAAAATGGACCCAGCAGTCGCTTCTGAAATCACAGCAATGCTTCAAAAAGGACCTCCATTTATAGATGAGCCAAAAGAGCAAAAGATAGACGCTCCTGCTGGAAACGTGTTAAATTTAGAGTAGCGGTTAGTTAAAATCCATTTTGTGATAGTTTAAATTTTAAATAAGTTTTTACCTAAAATTGGCTAAAATGTGGCAAAAATTTAAAGGTAAAATTATGCGTATAAAACTCCCACACACACCATATATAGCACACAAAATAGCTATTGATCTGCTAAATTCTGGTTTTGTTAAACTTTTAAAAGGCGTTGAACCAATAGCAAAATTTGCAGACGAAATTTTATCAGCTGATGTCAAAAAAGAAAAGGCACTCGAAGAACGCGTAAATGAGCTTATGCAGGATAAAGAAGATGAGATGGAACTTATGCAAGTTGATCGCAAAAATATGTTCTGGCTTATTAAAAAGAAGCTTTCAGCTGAGTTTGGCGTCATTTTAACTTATGAAGATAGATTTAGCACCATTGCTCATAAAATTTTAGATAAACTACTAGATGAAAATTTAGTAGAATATAACGTGTCAGAAAACCGCGTTAAAAACGTGATTTATGGCTCTATTGATAACTATTTAAAAACCTATGAAAAAATTGAAGATGAGGTGCTTGATAAGATTGAAAACTACAAGCGAAAGCTAATTCCGGGTACTGAAGAATACAATTTGGTTTTTGAAAAACTATATCAAGACGAGCTTAAAAAAAGAGGAATGCTCTAATGGACGCCTACATCTACATACAAAACGGCACATTTTTAAAGGCAAAGGCATTTGGGGCTAGTGGCGAGTGTGCTGGTGAACTTGTGTTTAACACATCAATGACTGGCTATCAAGAAATTGCAAGCGATCCAAGTTATGCCGGGCAGTTTGTAGTTTTTACGATGCCTGAGATTGGTATTGTCGGCACAAACGATGATGATAATGAGAGTGCTAAAATTTACGCAAGTGGCATTATAATGCGAAATTACAACGAATTTGTATCAAATTATAGAGCCAAAAAATCACTTGATGAGTATTTTAAAGAGCAGGGCAAATTTGGTATTTACGGCGTTGATACGAGATTTTTAACTAAAATGCTACGCGATGAGGGTGCTTTAATGGCGTTTATCTCAACAACTGATAGCGACCCAGAAAGCCTAAAACAAAAGCTAAAAAATGCTGGCAGGATAGAGGAGACAAACTACGTAAATATCGTAAGCACAAATGCGTCTTATACGCACGAAAATGCTGCTTGGAGCGTGAGTGAAAAACGCTACAAAAGCCTAAAATCTAGCGGTAAAAAAGTCGCTGTGATTGATTATGGTGTAAAGCGAAATATCCTAAATGAGCTTTGCGAGGTTGGACTTGAAGTAAGCATCTATCCGCACGATGTCAAGGCAGAAATTTTAATAGAGCAGTTTAAAAACGGACAAATTAACGGCGTATTTTTATCAAATGGTCCCGGAGAGCCAAAAAATTTGGTAAGCGAAATTGATGAGATTAAAAAGTTAATTAACGCAAAAGTGCCTATTTTTGGCATTTGTTTAGGTCATCAACTGCTTTCAAACGCCTTTGGTTATCCGACATACAAGCTAAAATTTGGACAGCACGGTGCAAATCATCCAGTGTTAAATTTGCAGACAAAATCAGTTGAGATAACAACACAAAATCACAACTATAACGTCCCTGAAAGCATAGCAGAAGTTGCGGTTATAACGCATAGAAATTTGTTTGATAATACAATTGAAGGCGTAAAATACAAGGACTATCCAGTATTTTCAGTTCAGCACCACCCAGAAGCAAGTGGCGGACCAAACGAGAGTAAGTATATTTTTAGGCAGTTTGCAGATATGCTTTAATGGAAAATTTAAGCCTATTAGCCATTTTTGGAGTTGCGTTTTTAGGTAGTTTTAGCCATTGTGCTTTTATGTGCGGTGGCTTTATAAGCCTTTTTGGCACCCTAAATAGTAGCAAAAACGTATTTTTATTAAATTTAACATATCAAATTTCAAGAATCACAGCCTATATTTTGCTTGGCAGTATATTTGGTGGTTTTGGTGCGGTTTTAGTCTTTTCAAAAGAGGCTAGAGCGACCCTGTTTTTTGTGGTCGGGCTTATTTTGGTTTTTATAGGTTTGGCACTTTTTTTTCGCAGTAAAATTTTAAAATTTATAGAAAATGAGAGCATTTCAAGAGCGATAACAGCAAAAATTTTTAGCATAAAAGGCAAAAATAAGCCCATAAATTTTGCCATTTTTGGCTTTTTAAATGGTCTTTTGCCTTGCGGGTTTGTATATTATTTTTTGGCACAATCCATACTTGCAGGGAGTTTTTTAAATGGTGCTTTAGTAATGGCAGTTTTTGGCGTGGCAACGCTTCCAGTTATGCTATTTTTGGGATTTTTTTTAAAAATTTTAGGAGATAAATTTAGAGACTTTGCGTTTAAAATCGCTATTTTAATCGTGATTTTAAATGGCATATATCTTGCGTTTTTAGGATTTATGGCAAGTGGATAATATAAGCACGAGATTTAAACAGTATCAACACGCGATAGAAGAGAGCAATATCGTTTCAAAAACCGATATAAAGGGCATTATTACCTTTGTAAATGACGAGTTTTGCAAAATTTTTGGCTATACAAAAGACGAACTAATTGGCAAAAATCACAACATAGTCCGCCACCCAGACGTGCCGTCTAAAAATTTCAAGTTGCTTTGGGGGACGATTTTGGATAAAAAGGTCTATAAAGGCATTGCTAAAAATATGACAAAAGACGGCAAAACCGTTTATCTAAATACTACGATATCGCCTATTTTAAACTCAAAGGGCGAGATTGAGGAGTTTGTAGCGATACGCCACGATGTGACGCAAATTATTGAGCTAAACGAACGCCTTATGCAAAAAGAGGCTGAGCTTGTAAATTTAAATGAAAATTTGGAATTTTTAGTTCGCGAAAAGACCGCAGAGTTGCGTAAATTAAATGAAAATTTAAAAGATATTGTTGCTTCTGAAATAGCAAAAAATGAAGAAAAGACAAAAATGCTTTTGGTGCAAAGTCGCCTAGCTTCAATGGGCGAAATGATAGCAAATATCGCTCATCAGTGGCGTCAGCCCTTAAACGAGCTAAGCCTTACTCTTTTTAAGATAAAAAAAGACGCGAGTTTAAATCAAAACATAGATATACCCTATGAAAAGAGTAAAAAAATTATACAGAGTATGTCAAATACGATTGAGGATTTTAGGGGATTTTTTAGCGATAGTAAGGATCCAGAGCTGTTTTGTGTGGCAGACGCGATTACAAATTCTTTGGTTATGGTAAAAGGGACGCTAAAAAAAGAGAAGATAAATTTAGTCGTAGAAAATGAGCTAAAAGATGAAATTTTTGGCTTTCAAAGTCAGCTTATGCAAGTGATTATTAATTTACTAAACAACGCAAAAGACGCATTAATAGAGCGTCAGATAGATGATAGACAGGTTATTTTACAAACCAAAAAAGATAGTAAAAATTTCATCATAATCGTAAAAGATAACGCTGGTGGAATAGATGGCAAAATAATAGATAAAATTTTCGAGCCATATTTTACTACCAAGCATTCACTGCAAGGAACGGGCATAGGGCTT comes from the Campylobacter mucosalis genome and includes:
- a CDS encoding PAS domain-containing sensor histidine kinase; translated protein: MDNISTRFKQYQHAIEESNIVSKTDIKGIITFVNDEFCKIFGYTKDELIGKNHNIVRHPDVPSKNFKLLWGTILDKKVYKGIAKNMTKDGKTVYLNTTISPILNSKGEIEEFVAIRHDVTQIIELNERLMQKEAELVNLNENLEFLVREKTAELRKLNENLKDIVASEIAKNEEKTKMLLVQSRLASMGEMIANIAHQWRQPLNELSLTLFKIKKDASLNQNIDIPYEKSKKIIQSMSNTIEDFRGFFSDSKDPELFCVADAITNSLVMVKGTLKKEKINLVVENELKDEIFGFQSQLMQVIINLLNNAKDALIERQIDDRQVILQTKKDSKNFIIIVKDNAGGIDGKIIDKIFEPYFTTKHSLQGTGIGLYMSKLIIDKFKGSIKVTNVEKGAQFTIELPLGGSR